The following proteins are encoded in a genomic region of Sulfurospirillum arsenophilum NBRC 109478:
- a CDS encoding DUF6622 family protein: protein MLMAILERTPVWVYVLFLALLGLGWTQSRDRIVPYARALILPLIMVLFSIYSVVSAFGMSIGVVAWSLGMIIVMALGIRIRAFYNAVFMEEHKAFAIKGSWLWLALMMVIFWLKFAVGVALARELEIVYEPWFILGISLCYGVLSGIFLVRMVILWKIKSLHVKH from the coding sequence ATGCTCATGGCAATTTTGGAGCGAACACCTGTATGGGTCTATGTGCTGTTTTTAGCATTACTAGGGTTGGGCTGGACGCAGAGCCGTGATCGCATTGTCCCCTACGCTAGGGCATTGATACTTCCTCTCATTATGGTTCTTTTCTCCATCTATAGTGTTGTTTCTGCTTTTGGTATGAGCATTGGAGTTGTTGCATGGAGTTTGGGCATGATAATTGTTATGGCGCTTGGAATTCGCATACGGGCTTTTTACAATGCTGTTTTTATGGAAGAACACAAAGCGTTTGCCATTAAAGGAAGTTGGTTATGGTTAGCTTTGATGATGGTCATTTTTTGGCTAAAATTTGCCGTAGGCGTAGCTCTTGCTAGAGAATTAGAAATCGTTTATGAGCCTTGGTTTATCCTTGGAATTAGTTTATGTTATGGTGTGCTGAGTGGTATTTTTTTAGTTCGAATGGTTA
- the amrS gene encoding AmmeMemoRadiSam system radical SAM enzyme: MNYFKAEGSRLVCLLCAHYCHLKEGQAGICGVNKNVDGVIKNLVYGYPVAMHVDPVEKKPLYHFLPDTRAFSLGTIGCNFKCPFCQNWSISQEKTLHVKEFFSPLQIVEMALKYECASIAYTYNEPTIFYPYAKDIALLAHEKGIKNIFVTNGFESSEVIDDMIGIIDAANVDLKSFNHDYYKKELGGGLEAILENLKHFKRNGIWIEVTTLIVPTKNDSDVELNAIASFIAKELGAQTPWHISAFHPDYHEQGLPATSIETLKRAESIGQSAGLKHIYIGNVGLENPTRCVTCNAILIERKRFEVMENHLEEGCCPKCKTKLAGVFDE, encoded by the coding sequence ATGAACTACTTTAAAGCAGAAGGATCGCGTCTCGTTTGTCTTCTCTGTGCACACTACTGTCATCTCAAAGAGGGGCAAGCAGGGATTTGTGGTGTGAATAAAAACGTTGATGGCGTCATCAAAAATCTAGTCTATGGCTACCCCGTGGCAATGCACGTTGACCCTGTGGAAAAAAAACCACTCTACCACTTTTTGCCCGACACCAGAGCCTTTTCGCTCGGAACGATTGGCTGCAATTTCAAATGTCCGTTTTGTCAAAATTGGAGTATTTCGCAAGAAAAAACATTACATGTAAAAGAATTTTTCTCTCCTTTGCAAATCGTCGAAATGGCACTCAAATACGAATGTGCCTCCATCGCGTACACCTACAATGAACCTACCATTTTTTACCCTTATGCCAAAGACATAGCCCTTTTAGCCCATGAAAAAGGTATCAAAAACATCTTCGTCACCAACGGTTTTGAATCCTCTGAAGTCATTGACGATATGATTGGCATCATCGATGCAGCGAATGTTGATCTCAAATCCTTCAACCACGACTACTACAAAAAAGAGCTCGGTGGTGGGCTTGAAGCCATTTTGGAAAACCTCAAACACTTTAAACGTAATGGCATCTGGATCGAGGTAACGACACTCATCGTTCCTACCAAAAATGACTCAGATGTTGAGTTAAATGCCATCGCTTCCTTTATCGCAAAAGAGCTGGGAGCGCAAACACCGTGGCATATTAGCGCCTTTCATCCTGATTACCACGAGCAAGGGCTTCCAGCGACCTCGATCGAAACACTAAAGCGTGCTGAATCCATAGGTCAAAGCGCAGGGCTAAAACACATTTACATTGGCAATGTCGGACTTGAAAACCCAACGAGGTGCGTTACATGTAATGCTATTTTGATAGAACGAAAACGCTTTGAAGTGATGGAAAACCATCTGGAAGAAGGATGCTGTCCAAAATGCAAAACCAAACTCGCAGGAGTTTTTGATGAATAA
- the amrA gene encoding AmmeMemoRadiSam system protein A yields the protein MQNVILDIAKNAIKDGFSHTDTLDKKALLELYPEFAKPKATFVTLTLDRQLRGCIGSLIAHRPLLDDLIYNAKAAAFDDPRFYPLNPEEFSRIHIEVSLLSEPELITYENSDDLKSKVTVGEDGIILQKGSRKATFLPQVWEQLPTFELFFSHLCQKAGLESECLESHPDIWRYKVQKVK from the coding sequence ATGCAAAACGTGATCCTAGATATTGCTAAAAATGCCATCAAAGATGGCTTTAGTCACACTGATACGCTTGATAAAAAAGCTCTACTGGAACTCTATCCCGAATTTGCCAAACCCAAAGCAACGTTTGTAACCCTCACATTAGACCGTCAACTTCGCGGATGTATCGGCTCACTCATCGCTCATCGACCCTTATTAGACGACCTCATTTACAACGCAAAAGCCGCCGCCTTTGATGATCCACGCTTTTATCCACTGAATCCTGAAGAGTTTTCACGCATCCACATCGAAGTCTCACTTCTAAGTGAACCTGAGCTTATCACGTATGAAAATAGCGACGATCTTAAAAGCAAAGTCACGGTAGGCGAAGATGGTATCATCCTTCAAAAAGGGAGCCGTAAAGCAACGTTTTTACCCCAAGTTTGGGAGCAACTGCCCACCTTTGAGCTTTTCTTTTCACATCTCTGCCAAAAGGCCGGACTCGAATCTGAGTGTTTGGAAAGTCATCCTGACATCTGGCGTTACAAAGTCCAAAAGGTGAAATAA